From the genome of Hymenobacter sp. PAMC 26628, one region includes:
- a CDS encoding glycoside hydrolase family 97 protein, which translates to MKKYLFLLLLAAGAPAAAQPAGPLAASLGSVKLAFALNAAGQPTYSVAYGQKPVVNASRLGIALADGPGFDGPLVLLGSERKDADDTWQPVWGEVKDIRDHYQQLTVHLRQAAAPGRRLDVVFRVFADGVGFRYEFPRQLALGNFVVSDELTEFALPADHQAFWIPGDYDTNEYYYTHSRLSAVDGAPQVKASTEIAVREAPDPQAVATPLMLKADDGLYVNIHEAAQVDYPALQLHVDRASHRLTARLVPDAVGNKAFLHAPCRTPWRTIIVSDRAPDILASKLILNLNEPSKIADTGWIKPMKFVGVWWEMQIGRTDWKYANSADTLDARGQLIPTGRHGANTANVKRYIDFAARHGIAGVLVEGWNVGWEDWFGNWKENVFDFVTPYPDFDVQQISRYAKAKGVQMIMHNETSGAATNYEQHFDTAYQFMNKYGYPAVKTGYVGRIIPRGEHHDGQWMSNHFVRVAKAAARYRVVVDMHEAVRPTGLSRTYPNWMASEAGRGNEYNAFSTGSPPDHETIMPFTRLMGGPMDYTPGIFKLKNYEPTGKRQVRTTLAKQLALYVTMYSPLQMAADLPENYEQHLDAFQFIADVPVDWDDTRILAAEPGDYLTTVRKAKGKDEWYLGSITDENARQQPVKLDFLTPGQRYEAILYADGKGADWQKNPTAYQITKRVVTSKLVLTLKLAPGGGAAVSFRPVGK; encoded by the coding sequence ATGAAAAAATATTTGTTTTTGCTGCTGCTGGCAGCGGGGGCCCCGGCCGCCGCGCAGCCAGCTGGCCCCTTAGCCGCCAGCTTGGGCTCCGTGAAGCTGGCGTTTGCACTGAATGCGGCCGGCCAGCCGACTTATAGCGTCGCCTACGGCCAAAAGCCGGTGGTCAACGCCTCGCGGTTGGGCATTGCGCTGGCCGACGGCCCGGGCTTCGACGGGCCCTTGGTGTTGCTGGGCAGCGAGCGGAAAGACGCGGACGATACCTGGCAGCCGGTGTGGGGCGAAGTTAAAGACATCCGCGACCACTACCAGCAGCTTACCGTGCACCTGCGCCAGGCGGCCGCCCCTGGCCGCCGGCTCGACGTGGTGTTCCGGGTGTTTGCCGACGGCGTGGGCTTTCGCTACGAGTTTCCGCGGCAGTTGGCGCTGGGCAATTTCGTGGTTAGCGACGAGCTCACCGAGTTTGCCCTGCCCGCCGACCACCAGGCCTTTTGGATCCCCGGCGACTACGATACCAACGAGTACTACTACACGCACTCGCGCCTGAGCGCCGTTGACGGCGCGCCGCAGGTCAAGGCCTCCACGGAAATTGCCGTGCGCGAGGCCCCCGACCCGCAGGCCGTGGCCACGCCGCTCATGCTCAAGGCCGACGACGGGCTGTACGTGAACATTCACGAGGCGGCGCAGGTCGACTACCCGGCCCTGCAACTGCACGTGGACCGGGCCAGCCACCGCCTCACGGCCCGCCTCGTGCCCGACGCCGTGGGCAACAAGGCCTTTCTGCACGCGCCCTGCCGCACACCCTGGCGCACAATCATCGTGAGCGACCGGGCCCCCGACATCCTGGCCTCCAAGCTAATCCTTAACCTGAACGAGCCCAGCAAAATCGCCGACACGGGCTGGATCAAGCCCATGAAGTTCGTGGGCGTGTGGTGGGAAATGCAAATTGGCCGCACCGACTGGAAGTACGCCAACAGCGCTGACACGCTCGACGCCCGCGGTCAACTTATTCCTACCGGCCGCCACGGGGCCAATACGGCCAACGTGAAGCGCTACATCGACTTCGCCGCCCGGCACGGCATTGCGGGCGTACTGGTGGAGGGCTGGAACGTGGGTTGGGAAGACTGGTTTGGCAACTGGAAGGAGAACGTGTTCGATTTCGTGACGCCGTACCCGGATTTTGACGTGCAGCAAATCAGCCGGTACGCCAAAGCCAAGGGGGTGCAGATGATCATGCACAACGAGACCTCGGGCGCGGCCACCAACTACGAGCAGCACTTCGACACGGCTTATCAGTTCATGAACAAGTACGGCTACCCGGCCGTCAAAACCGGCTACGTGGGCCGCATCATCCCCCGGGGTGAGCACCACGACGGGCAGTGGATGAGTAACCACTTCGTGCGCGTGGCCAAAGCAGCGGCCCGGTACCGCGTGGTGGTCGACATGCACGAGGCGGTGCGCCCCACCGGCCTCTCGCGCACCTACCCCAACTGGATGGCCAGCGAGGCCGGCCGTGGCAACGAGTACAATGCCTTTAGTACCGGCAGTCCGCCCGACCACGAGACGATCATGCCCTTTACCCGCCTCATGGGGGGACCAATGGATTATACGCCCGGCATTTTCAAGCTCAAAAACTACGAGCCCACCGGCAAGCGCCAGGTGCGCACCACCCTGGCTAAGCAGCTGGCTTTGTACGTAACCATGTACTCGCCGCTACAAATGGCGGCCGACCTGCCCGAGAATTACGAGCAGCACCTAGACGCGTTCCAGTTCATTGCGGACGTGCCCGTGGACTGGGACGATACCCGCATCCTGGCCGCCGAGCCCGGCGATTACCTCACCACCGTGCGCAAAGCCAAGGGCAAGGACGAGTGGTATTTGGGCAGCATCACCGACGAAAACGCCCGCCAGCAACCCGTGAAGCTGGATTTCCTCACGCCCGGCCAGCGCTACGAAGCCATTCTCTACGCCGACGGCAAGGGCGCTGATTGGCAAAAGAACCCAACGGCTTACCAAATTACCAAGCGGGTAGTCACCAGCAAGTTGGTGCTCACGCTAAAGCTGGCGCCGGGCGGCGGCGCGGCGGTCAGCTTCCGGCCCGTCGGCAAATAA
- a CDS encoding alpha-amylase family glycosyl hydrolase, whose protein sequence is MLTLRTAFKHSRALVALAGLLIGCKPAVPDAPTPVAPTTATPAQYGTPYAGVPNREDAVIYQVNMRAFSQNGNFAGVTARLDSIKAIGVNVLYLMPIYPVGALKSVNSPYCVKDYTAVNPEFGTLDDLRTLVDGAHARGLTVMLDWVANHTSFDHAWIAAHPDWYLRDGAGNILSPPNTTYTDVAQLNFSSAPMRLAMIAAMKSWVYTANVDGFRCDYSDPVIPPDFWKQAIDTLRNVKTHKLLLLAEGTRSANFTSGFDYNFGFNFYGALRNVYGSNGAATSLTLLNTSEYVGANATQQVVRYTTNHDVNGSDGTPVALYGGNAGAMSAFVIASCFKGVPFVYNGQEAGMTAPITFPFTTVKVQWGQHADVKRAYQQLLATRAASPALQHGAPVAYSTNDVCAFTKSAGNDQALVLVNVRNAPTQYAVPAALANTTWTNALQGGSVTVGTQILLPAYGYMILKK, encoded by the coding sequence ATGCTTACGCTACGCACCGCATTCAAGCACAGCCGGGCCCTGGTGGCGCTGGCGGGGCTGCTCATCGGCTGCAAACCGGCGGTGCCGGATGCCCCCACTCCGGTCGCGCCCACCACGGCCACGCCGGCGCAGTACGGCACCCCTTACGCTGGTGTGCCGAACCGGGAAGACGCAGTGATTTACCAAGTCAACATGCGGGCCTTTAGCCAGAACGGCAACTTTGCCGGCGTCACGGCCCGGCTCGATTCCATCAAGGCCATTGGCGTGAACGTGCTCTACCTCATGCCCATTTACCCGGTAGGGGCCCTAAAATCGGTGAACTCGCCCTACTGCGTGAAGGACTACACGGCCGTGAACCCGGAGTTTGGCACCCTTGACGACCTGCGCACGCTGGTAGACGGCGCCCATGCCCGCGGCCTGACGGTGATGCTGGACTGGGTGGCCAACCACACCAGCTTCGATCACGCCTGGATTGCGGCCCACCCCGACTGGTACCTGCGCGACGGGGCCGGCAACATCCTCTCGCCGCCCAACACCACCTACACCGACGTGGCCCAGCTCAACTTCAGCAGCGCCCCCATGCGCCTGGCGATGATAGCAGCCATGAAATCGTGGGTGTACACGGCCAACGTCGACGGTTTTCGCTGCGACTACTCCGACCCCGTTATCCCGCCCGATTTCTGGAAGCAGGCCATTGATACGCTGCGTAACGTTAAGACCCACAAGTTGCTGCTCCTAGCCGAAGGTACTCGCAGCGCTAATTTTACGTCGGGCTTTGACTACAACTTTGGTTTTAACTTCTATGGCGCATTGCGCAATGTGTACGGGAGCAATGGTGCTGCCACTAGCCTTACGCTCCTCAATACCAGCGAATACGTAGGCGCTAACGCTACGCAGCAAGTGGTGCGGTACACCACCAATCACGACGTGAATGGCTCGGACGGCACACCCGTGGCCTTGTACGGCGGCAACGCGGGCGCCATGTCAGCTTTCGTTATTGCCTCTTGCTTCAAGGGTGTTCCTTTCGTGTATAACGGTCAGGAGGCAGGGATGACTGCGCCCATTACCTTCCCTTTCACCACGGTAAAAGTGCAGTGGGGGCAGCACGCTGATGTGAAGCGTGCTTACCAGCAGCTGCTCGCTACTCGCGCTGCCAGCCCCGCGCTCCAGCACGGTGCCCCAGTGGCCTATAGCACGAATGACGTGTGTGCTTTTACCAAATCGGCAGGCAATGACCAGGCGCTGGTACTAGTTAACGTTCGCAATGCCCCTACTCAGTATGCAGTGCCTGCCGCTCTTGCCAATACCACTTGGACCAACGCGTTACAAGGCGGCTCCGTTACGGTAGGCACGCAGATTTTGCTGCCAGCGTACGGGTACATGATACTCAAGAAATAG